Proteins from one Hemibagrus wyckioides isolate EC202008001 linkage group LG16, SWU_Hwy_1.0, whole genome shotgun sequence genomic window:
- the LOC131366857 gene encoding cytochrome c oxidase subunit 5B, mitochondrial, with protein sequence MAARLLRAAVRASALCRVSSTPVLSRGMAAGGIPTDEQQATGLEKKILTSFKAGADPYSVLKPKQYAGSKEDPHIVPSINKKRIVGCVCEEDNTAIVWFWLHEGEPQRCPSCGSHYKLVPHELPH encoded by the exons ATGGCTGCAAGGTTACTGCGCGCTGCAGTGCGGGCCTCGGCTCTGTGCCGCGTTTCTTCCACTCCTGTCCTCAGCAGGGGGATGGCGGCTGGAG GCATTCCCACTGATGAGCAGCAGGCCACTGGGCTAGAGAAAAAAATCCTGACGTCCTTTAAAGCCGGCGCG GACCCGTACAGTGTGTTGAAGCCAAAGCAGTATGCTGGCTCTAAAGAGGACCCGCACATCGTCCCCTCCATCAACAAGAAGCGTATCGTCGGCTGTGTCT gTGAGGAGGACAACACGGCCATCGTGTGGTTTTGGCTGCACGAAGGAGAACCTCAGCGCTGTCCGTCCTGCGGCTCGCACTACAAACTTGTTCCTCACGAACTTCCTCATTGA
- the actr1b gene encoding actin related protein 1B, which translates to MESYDIIANQPVVIDNGSGVIKAGFAGDQIPKYCFPNYVGRPKHVRVMAGALEGDLFIGPKAEEHRGLLSVRYPMEHGIVKDWNDMERIWQYVYSKEQLQTFSEEHPVLLTEAPLNPSKNRERAAEVFFETFNVPALFISMQAVLSLYATGRTTGVVLDAGDGVTHAVPIYEGFAIPHSIMRVDIAGRDVSRFLRLLLRKEGYNFHTSAEFEVVRTIKERACYLSLNPQKDETLETEKAQYTLPDGSTLDIGPARFRAPELLFRPDLIGDESEGIHEVLAFAIQKSDLDLRRTLFSNIVLSGGSTLLKGFGDRLLSEVKKLAPKDVKIKISAPQERLYSTWIGGSILASLDTFKKMWVSKKEYEEDRARAIHRKTF; encoded by the exons ATGGAGTCGTATGATATTATAGCTAACCAACCCGTGGTCATCGATAAT GGTTCTGGAGTGATTAAAGCAGGGTTTGCTGGAGATCAGATTCCTAAATACTGCTTTCCCAATTA TGTCGGTCGGCCCAAACACGTGCGTGTTATGGCCGGAGCACTGGAGGGAGATCTGTTCATTGGGCCCAAAGCTGAG gaacaCAGGGGTTTGTTATCAGTTCGCTACCCAATGGAACATGGCATCGTTAAAGATTGGAATGATATGGAGAGGATCTGGCAGTACGTTTATTCTAAAGAACAGCTGCAGACCTTCAGTGAGGAG caccCTGTGTTATTGACTGAAGCTCCACTGAACCCAAGTAAGAACCGTGAGCGTGCAGCTGAGGTGTTCTTTGAAACCTTCAATGTCCCAGCattgttcatttccatgcaGGCCGTGCTCAGTCT gtatgcaACAGGTAGGACAACGGGTGTAGTGTTGGATGCGGGGGATGGTGTGACCCATGCCGTTCCCATTTACGAGGGATTTGCGATCCCACACTCCATCATGCGTGTGGACATTGCCGGCCGTGATGTGTCCCGATTCCTCCGCCTGCTCCTGAGGAAGGAGGGATACAACTTTCACACCTCTGCTGAATTTGAAGTTGTGCGCACTATCAAGGAG agggCATGTTACCTGTCCTTGAATCCTCAGAAAGATGAGACTCTGGAGACGGAGAAGGCGCAGTACACACTACCGGATGGGAGCACACTTGAC ATCGGTCCCGCGAGGTTCCGGGCTCCGGAGTTGTTGTTCCGACCCGACCTGATCGGAGATGAGAGTGAGGGAATCCATGAGGTGCTCGCCTTTGCCATACAAAAATCGGACCTGGACCTCCGGCGTACGTTGTTCTCCAACATCGTCCTGAGTGGCGGCTCCACACTGCTCAAAG gttttgGAGACAGATTGCTGAGTGAAGTGAAGAAGCTTGCTCCCAAAGATGTCAAAATAAAG atatcAGCACCACAGGAGAGACTTTACTCTACATGGATTGG tggcTCCATCCTGGCTTCGTTGGACACTTTTAAGAAGATGTGGGTTTCTAAGAAAGAGTATGAAGAAGATCGAGCACGCGCCATTCACAGGAAGACCTTCTAA